The Terriglobales bacterium genome contains the following window.
CATACGGCTTTGGCGCTGGTTCACCATCACTATCATTGGAAGTGGGCTGAAGCCGAGACCGGCTACCGGCGCGCGATCGAACTCAATCCAGACTATGCGGCGGCGCACCTTTGGTACTCATGGTTGTTGCTGGCCTTGGGAAGGAACGAGGAAGCCGTGCAGGAAATCGAACGCACACTGACCATTGTGCAGGAGACCGACCCCCGCCGCATGGTCGCGGTCCATGCCACTCGGGCAGGAGCTTACTACCTGGCGAGGCAATATAAGCAGGCAGTGCAGGAGGCGGAAAAAGGCCTGGAGCTGAATCCGAATCATTTCATGTTGCATTACGTTATGGGCCGGGCCTACGCACTGATGGATATGAATGCCAAGGCAATTGCACAGCTCAAGCCCAAGGGAACCGCAGCCGGAGAGATTCCTTTGCTGGATGCCGCACTCGGACTTGCTTATGCGGTGGATGGCCAGCCCGAGCAAACCCTGAAGGCACTCGAAGCCCTGAAAGCTCTGGCGAAAAAACGCTACGTACCGTCAACCTACTTTGGAATGCTCTATGGCGGCTTGGGAGACAGAAAGCAATCGCTGGAGTGGTTGGAAAAAGCTTACGAAGAACGCGCCGATGGTCTGCTCTGGTTGAATGTAGATCCTATGCTGGATGCGGTACGCTTGCTCCCGCAGTTCAAGGATTTAATATCGCGGATTGGGCTGGTGCGTAAAAACTAGCTCCAAGCTCAAAGGCTGGAGACACGAAGGCCTGGGCCATCGTCGTTGAGTTGATCAACTGTAATTTAAGGCAGTCCTGCTTTTTGTCCGGGCACTATCCAAAGTATCAAAGCCAGCAAGGTCAATACAGTCACAAAGTACGCTGTTATCTTGGGACTTGGCTGAGGCGGCTCATCCTTCGTAAACAAGCGCCATCCGGCTCCCGCGGCCACCGCGATGAACCACGGTTGTCCGAACACCAGCCACAGGGCCAGGCAGACCACGAGGAGCACAATGCGCTCAGCTTTGCTCAACGCCAAAACTGCGTGACCACCATCGAGTATGGAAACCGGGATAAGGTTCAGCACGTTCAGCCACGCTCCCGTCCAAGCCAAGGCAGCCCATATTCCGTCGTGGGTCTCGAACCAGAGCAGGGCACAGGCCGCTGCAGCGAGCCATCCGGCAAATGGCCCAGCAAGGCTTACGGCTGCCCGGGTTTCGAGCGAAACGCCCAGCGCCTGCCAGCGCACATAAGCACCGAGTCCAGGCAGAAAGACCGGCATGTCTGCAGGCAGCCCTCTACGCTTGACGTCGATGAAATGACCCATCTCATGAATCAAAATCATTACAGCGAATCCAATGCCGAACTTTGGTCCCCAGAGCGCCCAGTAGATACCGACGAATGCTAATAAGCTCAGCAAGAACTTCAGCTTCAAGAGAATCGTCAGCAGCAACTTACCTTTTGCCAGCACGGCCGCGAGCGGCCCCAAGGGCGCCAGGCGCTTTACCCACTTGCTCTTGTTCGATGGGGCAGAATTCTGTGCCGCCGCATTCAGCTGAAGTGCGTGATTTTGGATCCACGCCGCCTGGCTGGAGCCGCGCGGCAGTAAGGGCAGTCCCATAAGCCAGTGATCTCGTGCCCGCAACAGCTCGCCTTTGGCTTCCATCGCCTTGGCCTCGGATGCGAGCTGATCCAGCTTATCGGCATAGACAAGCGCCTGGCACTGATCGCAAACCAGCACCCCCGGCGCAAGTTCGTGCGAACAACGTTTGCAGTTTCGGATTAGTTCAGGAGTAAAGGAAGACACGATATAACTAAAATTCTAGTGCATCAGGCTAAAAGTAGATATGGTGACACTGTTCGCAGGGGTGAAAAGAATGGCGCGCCCTGAGAGATTCGAACTCCCGACCTTCTGATTCGTAGTCAGACGCTCTATCCAACTGAGCTAAGGGCGCGTTCGGTGCGGTGCTGCTGAAATTTTGATTATAACGTATGCGCTGCGGAAGTCAGAAGTACGAAGGAGGATTTACGAAGGACGAGCCGGAAGCCAGGAATCTTTTTTCGCTTCTTCCCGTACTTAGTCCTTACTTCTTTCTTGAACCACGATCAGGATGGATCCTTAAAGGAGAACGAAGAGGGCTTGTTAAGAACAGATGCTTGTCCAAATTTCCCGGGCTGGTTCCTCTTACCGGGTAATTCTTTCTCACGGCTGGCAATTCCTACGCATGCGGCATCCAAAGTACATGACACAAGTCTTTTATTTTCAGTGAGGTGAACTTTGGAGAGAGCCTTGCAATATCCCATAACAGACGAAGTGGCGCGCAATAGGAACACTCTAGAACAAACTTCGGCCAGAGGTTTAAGGAGTGTTCCTTTTGCATTTTAGAAGCAGTTTTTGGCTCTTAGCAGCTCTCAATCCCGATTTCCAATCTCATTCACACTAAGAACTGATCTGTCTTGAAGCAGCAAATTTATCAATTGTGCTTTAAAGACTTAGGACAGGCTGATTTTTTCTGTCAGGTCTAATCCTGCGCGGCGGAGCAGAGCTTCAACATTCTTTTCGTTTAACCGGGTGGCGTCAAACTCAACGCTCACGGTCTTATTT
Protein-coding sequences here:
- a CDS encoding site-2 protease family protein; this translates as MSSFTPELIRNCKRCSHELAPGVLVCDQCQALVYADKLDQLASEAKAMEAKGELLRARDHWLMGLPLLPRGSSQAAWIQNHALQLNAAAQNSAPSNKSKWVKRLAPLGPLAAVLAKGKLLLTILLKLKFLLSLLAFVGIYWALWGPKFGIGFAVMILIHEMGHFIDVKRRGLPADMPVFLPGLGAYVRWQALGVSLETRAAVSLAGPFAGWLAAAACALLWFETHDGIWAALAWTGAWLNVLNLIPVSILDGGHAVLALSKAERIVLLVVCLALWLVFGQPWFIAVAAGAGWRLFTKDEPPQPSPKITAYFVTVLTLLALILWIVPGQKAGLP